A window of Polaribacter litorisediminis contains these coding sequences:
- a CDS encoding GPI inositol-deacylase → MSKKAKKDLEVQGLTNLIIDATLGVTDVVEAMHKKIVHPPFLPSTPIQNLITSIATITYKNIRWSTLFVGKNLHKILGQLTPTIGNLKTSDKKEIILSALNGVIGDYLEDQENPLKIEMQFRFQSKALKVCSEDLKATYSNINGKILLMIHGSCMSDIQWTRKNHNHEKILSKELEKTPVYLHYNSGKHISANGQNLNTSLEELLKNWPVPVEELIIIAHSMGGLIARSAIYYGQQEQKNWTNLLKKVVFLGTPHHGSQIEKAGNYLDIILETVPYTKPLARLGKIRSAGVTDLRYGNLVDEDWQNNDRFELKRDQRQNIQLPKEIEFYSIAAIIGEKKSSASSKILGDNLVDVKSALGQHKNPDKNLSFKEENTWIAYENNHLDLLSNPKITAKLKKWLL, encoded by the coding sequence ATGTCTAAAAAAGCAAAAAAGGATTTAGAAGTTCAAGGTCTTACCAATTTAATTATAGATGCTACTTTGGGTGTTACAGATGTGGTGGAAGCTATGCACAAAAAAATTGTACATCCTCCATTTTTACCGTCTACACCCATTCAAAACTTAATTACCAGTATTGCTACTATCACTTATAAAAACATCCGATGGAGTACGTTATTCGTGGGTAAAAATCTACATAAAATACTTGGACAATTAACCCCTACCATTGGTAATTTAAAAACTTCTGATAAAAAAGAAATCATACTTTCTGCTTTAAATGGTGTTATTGGTGATTATTTAGAGGATCAAGAAAATCCATTAAAAATAGAAATGCAATTTCGGTTTCAATCAAAAGCATTAAAGGTTTGTTCTGAGGATTTGAAAGCTACTTACTCAAATATTAATGGTAAAATTCTTTTGATGATACATGGATCTTGCATGAGTGACATTCAATGGACGCGAAAAAATCATAATCATGAAAAAATTTTATCCAAAGAGTTAGAAAAAACACCTGTTTACTTGCATTACAATTCGGGCAAACATATTTCTGCCAACGGTCAAAATTTAAATACTTCTTTAGAAGAACTATTAAAAAATTGGCCTGTTCCTGTTGAAGAGCTTATTATTATAGCGCATAGTATGGGTGGTTTAATTGCGAGAAGTGCTATATATTATGGACAACAAGAACAAAAAAACTGGACTAATCTGCTGAAAAAAGTAGTTTTTTTAGGAACTCCTCATCACGGATCACAGATTGAAAAAGCAGGCAATTATTTAGATATTATTTTAGAAACGGTTCCGTATACAAAACCTTTAGCTAGATTAGGAAAAATACGAAGTGCTGGTGTAACTGATTTACGATATGGCAATCTTGTAGATGAAGATTGGCAAAATAATGATCGCTTTGAGCTAAAAAGAGACCAAAGACAAAATATTCAGTTACCGAAAGAAATTGAATTTTATAGCATCGCAGCAATTATAGGAGAAAAAAAATCTTCTGCATCCTCAAAAATATTAGGAGATAATTTAGTTGATGTAAAAAGTGCATTAGGTCAACATAAAAACCCTGATAAAAACTTATCTTTTAAAGAGGAAAATACTTGGATTGCTTATGAAAATAATCATTTAGATTTGTTGAGTAATCCGAAAATAACAGCTAAATTAAAGAAATGGTTACTTTAG
- the trmD gene encoding tRNA (guanosine(37)-N1)-methyltransferase TrmD — MRIDIISVAPNLLESPFNHSIIKRAKEKGLAEIKVHDLRTYGLGNYKQIDDTQFGGGAGMVMMIEPIANCIKKLQSERVYDEVIYMTPDAKTLNQGTANTLSLKKNILILTGHYKGVDHRIRELFITKEISIGDYVLTGGELAAAVLVDAVIRLIPGVIGDEQSALTDSFQDNLLSPPVYTRPSDYEGNKVPDILLSGNFPKIEDWRSDQAYKRTEEIRPDLLDE, encoded by the coding sequence ATGCGAATAGACATTATTTCCGTAGCACCTAATTTGTTAGAAAGTCCTTTTAATCATTCGATTATAAAACGTGCCAAAGAAAAAGGTTTGGCAGAAATTAAAGTTCATGATTTAAGAACTTATGGTTTAGGCAATTACAAACAAATTGATGACACCCAATTTGGTGGTGGCGCAGGTATGGTAATGATGATAGAACCGATAGCGAATTGCATTAAAAAACTACAATCTGAACGTGTTTATGACGAAGTTATTTACATGACCCCAGATGCCAAAACATTAAATCAAGGAACGGCAAATACGCTTTCTTTAAAAAAAAATATACTTATTTTAACAGGTCATTATAAAGGCGTAGATCATAGAATTAGAGAATTATTTATCACCAAAGAAATTTCAATTGGAGACTATGTTTTAACGGGTGGTGAATTAGCTGCCGCTGTTTTAGTAGACGCTGTAATTCGTTTAATTCCTGGTGTAATTGGTGATGAGCAATCTGCATTGACAGATTCTTTTCAAGATAATTTATTATCTCCGCCGGTGTATACAAGACCTTCGGATTATGAAGGAAATAAAGTTCCTGACATTCTATTATCGGGTAATTTTCCTAAAATTGAAGATTGGAGAAGTGACCAAGCTTATAAAAGAACAGAAGAAATAAGGCCTGATTTGTTAGATGAATAA
- a CDS encoding glycosyltransferase: MNKTHKIFELCIVIPCYNEGKRLKFHEFNLFLKKHKQVLICFVNDGSSDNTNVVIQQFNASFLENSTLLSLEKNQGKAEAVRQGILFANKNFSFKNIAYLDADLSTSLEECYRISQQIKEETIFAFGSRVSKIDTNIERKKYRFLVGRFIATLISIQLDLAVYDTQCGCKVFKNEITAPLFKEKFISKWLFDVEIFHRLIVLYGKQNMKIICKEESLNSWIDTDDSKVKMTYFLKLWLDLLRIRNRYKSVKQIMK; this comes from the coding sequence ATGAATAAAACGCACAAAATTTTTGAATTATGTATTGTAATTCCCTGTTATAATGAAGGCAAGCGCTTAAAATTTCATGAATTCAATCTATTTTTAAAAAAACACAAACAGGTACTTATCTGTTTCGTTAATGATGGTTCTTCGGATAACACAAATGTTGTTATACAACAATTTAACGCTTCTTTTTTAGAAAACAGCACACTACTCTCTTTAGAAAAAAACCAAGGAAAAGCAGAAGCCGTTAGACAAGGAATATTATTTGCAAATAAAAACTTTTCTTTTAAAAATATTGCATATTTAGATGCGGATTTATCAACCTCATTAGAAGAATGTTATAGAATTAGCCAACAAATTAAAGAGGAAACTATCTTTGCCTTTGGTTCTAGAGTATCAAAAATAGATACAAATATAGAACGAAAAAAATATCGTTTTTTAGTTGGACGATTTATTGCAACCTTAATTTCTATACAATTAGATTTAGCAGTTTATGATACGCAATGTGGTTGCAAAGTTTTTAAAAATGAAATTACAGCCCCTCTTTTTAAGGAGAAATTTATTTCTAAATGGCTGTTTGATGTTGAAATTTTTCATCGGTTAATTGTTCTTTATGGAAAACAAAATATGAAAATAATCTGTAAAGAAGAATCTCTAAATTCTTGGATTGATACTGATGACAGCAAAGTAAAAATGACTTATTTCTTAAAACTTTGGTTAGATTTATTAAGGATTAGAAATAGATATAAATCTGTAAAACAAATAATGAAATGA